In Flavobacterium sp. 83, the genomic window TGTGCGTGGTCACCAGCTACCAATACTAAATTCCAAAGATTAGTTTTTGTATTCCAAAAAACTTTAGGATCTCTAAAATCTTTTAACCCCGAGTTTTCTATAATTGGATTTCCTTTATATTTCTCCCAAGTGTTTCCATCGTCTAAACTGTAAGCCAGCCCTTGTGTTTGAAAGTTTGTTTTTCCAGCCTTTTCTCCTTCCATATTGTGATAGGTATAAATGGCGACCATTGGAGGGGTTTCTTTAGTTCCCAGTCCGGAAGTGTTGTTTAAGTCTACTACTGCGCTGCCCGAAAATATGAGTCCAAGTTTATCAGGGAATAAGGCGATTTTTTTATGTTTCCAATGAATTAAATCGGTACTCGTCGCATGTCCCCAATGCATCGGTCCCCATACAATATCATTTGGATAGTATTGGTAAAACAGGTGATAGATACCTTTATAATATACCATCCCATTAGGGTCATTCATCCATTTTTTTTCTGGGGAGAAATGAAATTGCGGTCGAAAAGGTTCTTTGAATATTTTTGAAGAATCACTTTTTATTTTTTCAGAAGAATTAACAGTTATGACGGCATTATTTTCTTCTTTTTTACAAGAAAATAATAATTTTAAAGTCCCGAATAATAATAAGATTAGTAGCGTTTTACTTGTGAACTTCATTTAAAAATTCATTTATTTTTATTGTATCTCTATAAAAATAGAATTATTTTTTTTAATTATTCAATTCGTAATAATCAAAAACGTTTTCGATTTGTCGAAAACGTTTTCGATTTGTAATCAATGTACTATATCGAATTATATAATTATTTAACGGATTAATTGTATAAGTTTGAGTATATTATTAAAAATTACGACTATGAATTCAAATTTTAAAAGCTTGTTCTTCTTGTTTTTGGTAAGTCCAATTGTTTTTGGTCAAATAAAATCAGATGAATGGCATTTGTATGCAAACTCCAGACAAAATTATTATGGAGTTGCTATGGCAAATGGTCAAATCGGGATTGTTACTGACGATACCCCTTTAAAAACAAAAGAGATAATTCTTAATGGCGTTTACGATGGTAGTCCTGAAAATGGAATAAGCAGAATTGTAAGAGGAATTGAATTTTTAAACCTACACCTTATTATAAACAATCAAGAAATAAAATCGGACAATATTGATAATTGGAGTCAAGTCGTTTCTATGAAAGAAGGGACTAGTACAACTTCATTTATGTTTAAAGATTTTGCAAGTATTAATTATACTATTTTAGCTAATAGAGCGGTTCCTTATTCAGCTATGGCAATTGTCGAAATTACTCCTAACAAAGACATCGAAATAGCAGCTAATAATTATATGGTTGTTCCTGATGAGCTGAAAGATGCGAAAAGTCAGTTTCGTGTATTAAAAGATAATCAGTATTTAATGCCGGTTTTTGGAACAACTGCAAAAACATTAACTGGGAAATATACTGTTTCAGCCTCTACAACTTTTCTTTTTGACGGGCAAAGTGAAGCGTTGAAGCAAACTGGAAATGAAGTTGGTTTTTCTAAAAAATTATTAAAAGGAAAAAAATATCGATTTGCTATTGCCGGAGGGATTTGTACTTCAAAGGATATAACGGATCCATTGAACGAATCAGAAAGACAACCTATATATGCATTGCAACAAGGAATTGATAATTTATTGAATCGTCATAAAGAAGCTTGGGCTGAATTATGGAATACTGGAGACATTCAAATTGAAGGAGATTTAGATGCACAACAGCGGGTAAGATTCGCTTTGTATAATTTGTATTCCTATATACGTCCAGAAACTAGACAAAGTGTTGCGCCTATGGGATTGTCTTCTCAAGGTTATAATGGGCATATTTTTTGGGATAGCGAACTTTGGATGTATCCTACACTTTTGGCATTGCAGCCTGATATGGCAAAATCATGTTTGGATTATCGTTATGATCGCTTGCAGAAAGCAAAACAGAAAGCTACGATATATGGATATAAAGGTGCTATGTTTCCATGGGAATCTGATGACACAGGAGAAGAAGCAACGCCAACTTGGGCTTTGACAGGAATCTTTGAACAACACATTACAGCTGATGTTTCGATTGCATTTTGGAATTATTACGCTTACACTCAGGATAAGTCTTGGTTAAGAAAAGAATGGAGTGTATTAAAAGAAACTGCTGATTTTTGGGTAAGTCGAGTTGTTAAGAATCAAGATGGAAGTTATTCTATTTTAAATGTTGTAGGAGCCGATGAATATGCGCAGCATGTCGATGATAATGCTTTTACAAATGCTTCAGCTATTGAATCATTAAAAAATACTATTAAGGCAGCCACAATTTTGAATGAGCCAATTGATCCGAAATGGATTGCTGTTTCTGAAAAATTAGTAATTCATACTGAAAATGGAATTACCCAAAATTACAAAGGATATAAAGGACAGATTATAAAACAAGCCGATGTGAATTTATTAGCATATCCGTTACATATTATTACTGATAAAGCACAAATAGAAAAAGATTTGGAATATTACACTGAAAAAATTGATAAAAAAGATGGTCCGGCAATGGCTTCAGGAGTTTTGTCCGTTTTGTATGCTAGATTAGGGGATAAGGAAAAAGCGTATAGTTATTTTGTAAAATCCTATTTGCCAAATAGCCGACCTCCTTTTGGTGTGTTTTCTGAATCAGCAAATAGTAATAATCCTTATTTTGCAACGGGAGCTGGTGCGATGCTTCAAGCCGTAATTTATGGTTTTGGAGGTGTTGAACAAACAGATCATGGATTGAAGTATAATAAAGGACTGCTTCCTAAAAAATGGAAGTCGTTAAAAATAATTGGTTTGGGAATGGATAACAAAACAATTACAATAGAATAATAGTTTACAATAGTTTATTGCCACGAATACACTTGTTAATCTTTTCTAAAGGATCTGAACAGGTATATTCGTGGTTTTTTTATGAAATTAACTTATTATTTATATTTATTGTAAAATCATAATAGAGAGGTTAGTTGTTTAAAAAAGTCTGAATTTCAATTTAGTATTGCTTTTATGATAAAAAGAGAAGAGGTTTGCTGGTATAAGCGCTTTAGGGAATAAGTGTAAAAAAAGCCTTTAGATTAAAGAATCTGCAACGATTTTAGACGTGAGGCTTTTTTTTTAACAAATATTTACAAATTGAATTTAATAGATGATGCTAAATTGTTACAATATGTTTTTTTTATTACTTTTTTTTGAATTTTATATAATTTTAATATTAATATTTTGAAGGATTAATTTTTAAAATCGAAAACGTTTTCGGCTTAACGAAAACGTTATAGTTTGTAATTTTCTTAATTTTATCATAAAATTAGTATTATGTTTACGCTGTTTTTAAAACAAACCATTAAAACAAATTATTAACCAACTTATTTATTACGTATGAAAAATAGTCTAAAAAAAGGCTTAATGGTGTTTCTAACGATACTATGTACTAGTTTGGCATATTCGCAAGATGTGTCCGGTACAGTATCTGATGCTAGTGGTCCGCTTCCAGGGGCTTCTATATTAGTTAAAGGAACAACAAATGGAGCGCAAACAGATCTCGATGGAAAATTTACTATCAAAAATGTTGGCTCAAACGCAGTTTTGGTTTTCAGTTACATTGGCCTTAAAAGTCAAGAAGTAAGTGTAGCCGGAAAAAGCTCAGTTAAAGTAATCTTGAAAGAAGACTCAGCTGAATTAAAAGAAGTAGTCGTTATCGGTTACGGTTCTGTTAAAAAGAAAGATGCAACTGGAGCTGTTGATCAGTTAAGTTCAAAGAAATTTGATAATGTTGCTGCTACAAATCCAGCGGAACTTTTGAGAGGAAAAGTTGCTGGTGTTCAAATCACTTCTTCAAGTGGGGAGCCGGGAGCTTCGAATTCAGTTAGAATTCGTGGTAATAGTTCTTTGCGTGGAGGTAATGGTCCTCTTATTGTTGTAGACGGTGTTCCTTTAGCTGGTGGTGATGTAACTTCTGGTGGAGCAAGTTTAGGTAACGGTACGTCGTCAGCTAAAGATCCATTAAGTTTTATTAATCAAAATGATATCGAAAGTATGTCTATTTTGAAAGATGCTTCTTCTACGGCTATTTATGGTGCTAGAGGTGCTAATGGGGTAATTATTATTACAACTAAAAAAGGGAAAAATAAAGAGCCAGAATTAACTTATTCTACTTCATTTACTACTTCTTCTTATTCTTCAAAATTCAATGTATTGTCTACTGATGCATTTATTGCAGCTACTCCAAACAATGATGCAAATCATTTTGGTGGATCTTTCGATTGGAAAAAAGAAGTGTTGCAAACTGGAAGTACTGTCAACCATGATTTGTCTTTTGCAAGCGGAACAGATAAGTCTAACACTAGATTGTCTTTAGGTATGGCTAATACTGATGGTATTGTGAGAAAAACAGGTTTGAATAAATATACTGCAAGTTTTTACAATTCAAATGATTTCTTAGATGGAAAATTGAAAATAGAAACTCGTATATCTTATTCTAATGTAAAAGATCAAAGAGGATTAATGACTGATAATACAGGATATATTGGTGATTTATTAAGTTCTTCTTTGTACTGGAATCCAACACGTTCAGTTTATGACCCTGCAGGTCCTGCTGGATACACACAAGTAAGTGGTGATTATGTTAACCCAGTTCATATTTTGAATTCGTACACAAATAATGGTGATTTATCTAAATTGTTAGGAAGTATCACAACTACTGTGAAATTAACTGATAAATTGAAATACAACATGGTTTTTGGTATGGAGACTTCTAATTCAACTGTAAAACAACAAGCGCTTCCGGATATTATTATTCAA contains:
- a CDS encoding glycoside hydrolase family 65 protein encodes the protein MNSNFKSLFFLFLVSPIVFGQIKSDEWHLYANSRQNYYGVAMANGQIGIVTDDTPLKTKEIILNGVYDGSPENGISRIVRGIEFLNLHLIINNQEIKSDNIDNWSQVVSMKEGTSTTSFMFKDFASINYTILANRAVPYSAMAIVEITPNKDIEIAANNYMVVPDELKDAKSQFRVLKDNQYLMPVFGTTAKTLTGKYTVSASTTFLFDGQSEALKQTGNEVGFSKKLLKGKKYRFAIAGGICTSKDITDPLNESERQPIYALQQGIDNLLNRHKEAWAELWNTGDIQIEGDLDAQQRVRFALYNLYSYIRPETRQSVAPMGLSSQGYNGHIFWDSELWMYPTLLALQPDMAKSCLDYRYDRLQKAKQKATIYGYKGAMFPWESDDTGEEATPTWALTGIFEQHITADVSIAFWNYYAYTQDKSWLRKEWSVLKETADFWVSRVVKNQDGSYSILNVVGADEYAQHVDDNAFTNASAIESLKNTIKAATILNEPIDPKWIAVSEKLVIHTENGITQNYKGYKGQIIKQADVNLLAYPLHIITDKAQIEKDLEYYTEKIDKKDGPAMASGVLSVLYARLGDKEKAYSYFVKSYLPNSRPPFGVFSESANSNNPYFATGAGAMLQAVIYGFGGVEQTDHGLKYNKGLLPKKWKSLKIIGLGMDNKTITIE